The Panicum virgatum strain AP13 chromosome 3N, P.virgatum_v5, whole genome shotgun sequence genome includes the window TCCCAGAGGGTGATCTAAGGAAAATCAGAATGATCTTCAGAGTAACACACTCAAGAAAATTTAATGCACAGGTCACAAAATAATTATGAACTGTAGTAGTTATCAGAAAATAATAAATTATATGACCTATTCACTTTCTATTCTCGCGAAGATGAGCTACTGCCAACATGGTTCACCACCCAGTCTGGAGTCACCCAAGATTTATGAAAACCGGCAAACAGTGGTTTCACATCCTAGGACACGTGTTAACACACTCTAGGTGGCATTTAACTTAAAAATTTACTAACCGATGCTAATGAATTTCAGTCATATGCATAGTTTTGAAAGAGAGAGGCCCTTAATAGAGAACAGACTGCATAAAGTTCAGGGGGAAATGTCAAATGGGAACATATGAGACATACCTGACCACCTTTTCCGTAAACTGTAAGTGGATGCCCTACAGCAGCCTGGACACAGAACCTATTTAGTGCTGTCCCAAAGACACCATCATAGTCAAACCTGTTGGATAGCTCTTCATGCAATGCAGTTTCATCTGTTCTGACTCCATAGACTACACCTTGGTTAAGATCTGTGGCCCTTATACCCCAAGCCCTGCAAGTAAATGCTATGTTGTGGGAGTCATGCACTTTGCTTAGATGGTAGAAGGAACTTGCTTGCTTCGGGTAAGGCAAGGTGTCAGTTCTTCCATTGTGAGTTATAGTGATAAACCCCTCTTCAATGTCAATGTTTGGTGTTCCATACTCACCCATAGTTCCGAGCTTAACCAGATGGCACTCTTCACTGTACTCCTTAATGGCAAATAAGACATTAAGTGTTCCAATAACATTGTTATGCTGCGTGTAGACTGCCCTTGAACGATCAATCATAGAGTATGGTGCAGATCTTTGCTCACCAAAGTGGACAGCAACATCTGGCTCAAAAGACTTGAAGGCTTCTGAGAGGAAGTCAAAATCACATATGTCACCAATAAAGAGCTGGATTGTCTTGCCAGTGAGAGACTTCCATCTACGGACACGATTTTGGATGGAAGTTATGGGGGTAAGGGACTCAAGACCAAGCTGGTGATCAAAAAGACGTCGAACAAGGTTATCAACTATAGCAACCTCATAACCTTTGTTGGAGAGATGAAGAGCTGTCGCCCACCCACAGTATCCATCTCCACCAATAACCATTACTTTTTTAGGCTTGGAGGATGAATGCCCAGAAGCTTCCTGACTACCAGTTAGAGGTGTTTGTGTCTGTCCTTGTACAGCAGCACTAGCACAAGTAACATATGACTTCTTTTGTCTCTTGAGAGAAGATTTGAGGGACAGATTTGAAGATTTCGAGTTCTGTAATTGGCTAACATTGCAGCAATAACCAGGAGATCTGGAGAACGTCTTAACAGCAGGAGATGCACTGAAACTACAGTGAGTGACCAAATGTGCCATTTTCATAATCCTCTCTTTCAGTTCAAAAATGTAGATGCCTGCCCTACAGAATAGTAGAAATAAATTAGGGTCCAGTAAAGTAGGGTGGGACGGGGGATAATGTAGGTACAGTATAGAGTATCATTACAAGGAGAAAACGTAAAGCAAAACTTGATCCTGTAGTTAAGTTCGGAATAGATGAAGACCACCAAGTTCATTATGCCTTACTCCTAATACATGCACCAAAAGAATGGATATTTGCTATAACTCAAGTGTAGCCATATACATTTCGGTATTACTAGAATGAAGTGGGACCAAGTGCTTCGTcttcaaaaaaaaggagagaagtaGGACTAAAAACGTAAGTTAATATGTAGTTAACCAGCTAATGCAAATCTGCAGCTCTTTGCACTTGTGTTCTCCAGGGTTATTTTTTCCCCAGCCTTTCAGAATTTCACACTCTGACCAGGAGTAACTGAATTACGTGACCTACTGTTGAACCTAGACGAAATGCAAAGCAAATGCCTCCGCTGCAGCCATCACACTGGCGTGGCGTGCAGAACcctgcacccccccccccccacctcccACGTAGCGGTATTCTGAAACTCTGGAACCTCAGCACACCTCACATCACAAGCCACAACATCCTACCCCTATCGCCGACAGAGTCAAGGCATCGACTCTACGCCCATCCCAAGCCATCAAGAGTCGAAGGAAAGCACAAATCCTTCCCGGACGAGGGGCGGACTTAACGGAGCATCGGGATTCAGTTAAACCCCCAACACTCCAGAGAAAACAAGCTGGTTTCACTACCGCTCGAAGCAgctagcaagcaagcaagcaacccCGCAACAATCCGGATGGATTGCGTCGTCTTATCCATCCCAGCAACAAATACTCGAACTCGGGAGCTGGCAACAAAGAGAAGAATCCGCCGAACCGGAGCAATCCGTCCGAGCAGAGCTCTTACCAGAGTAGAACTCGGCGCCCGGGCGGCTCTCCGCTCCGCGCCAACCCTCGGGGGAACGAGGCCGGCCGCAGCGAGAGGACGAAGAGGGGGCGGagcgggagagggagggaatGGAATGGAAcgggtggatggatggatagcaGCGGGAGGCGAGCCACTGCTCAAGAGAGCAGAGGACGCatagaggagggagggggcgggtgGGATATTCGGCGGGGCGATCCGGATCGGCTGCGGCCGCCCGCGAGCGGATGAGCGGTCACGATCGGTCCTTTTCCCATCCGCACAAAGAAGACGAGCGCGGTCGCGGTCACACAGCCCACATTTCAGGCTTACAGCCGGATCATTCGGCCAGCTGCATTTCTCCGATGGATTGCTGCATTGCTTTTTCCTTCAAAATAGTTTGAATTCAGCTGCTGGATTTAAGCAGAACCAGTTGTGAAATTGCTGGAGTAGAATTCAAAGGTGAAGTGGAGTTTGTGAAGCtgagcagttttttttttttttgaggtggAGCTTTCCACATCAgactctttgtttttttttgtcaaatggTAAACTTCAAACAAATCCCATTTCACCAAGATATACGTACGGTTCAATCTTTCGAGATCTGACACAGTTTACAGTTTTTACAGTTCGTTTGCAACATATATGACATTTATTCCGGCGAAACATGCGCCACCCGGTTTTGCTTTTCCGTGGACTTGGCGCCGGTCAGAGCTTGTTGGACTTGGCGAGGTAGACGACGGCGCCGGAGGTGGCGGCCGGGATGACGATGTCGTCGGAGATGGCCTTGAGGCCCGGGACGACCCTCTTGGTGAGGAGCGCGCACACGGGGAGGCCGAAGAGGACGAGGAGGATGTCCACGGCGGCCCTGCCGAAGGTGAAGCTGTCCACCTTGAGGATACCCGTTGCGATCTTCTCGAACTGCTCCGGGGTCAGGTTCGCGCTGCCCGAGTGGGCCTTCTGCGCTTGCAGGAAACATCAAACGGAATGAGCGGTACAGGGTGATCCACCgttctttttagtttaaaattttatactatttttttaaaaatagaagTTTATTTTGAGGATTAGTATAAATTTTTAAACTAAAGAGGACAATAGATACCTTAAGGAGCATCCATTTGCAcctctatatttatttctttaCTTATTACTCCCTTCTGCTCATATTGTAGTTTATTTAGATCTACTCAAGATCAACATTTACTTAACTTTTACTAAATTTATATAAGACTAAAAAAATTCAGGAACTATCAAAGACTTCCAAGCATGATTTTGTAACCATGGAGATAtttgaaacaaaacaaaatgttTAAGGCAGTTGGATGGCCATTTGCATATAAGTATTTATCTAAAAAAGGATATAGTTGTTGTACTGAATAAAGCTAAACGGATTTGCCATAAAAGGATCCCTCCCACCTCGTACTGTTTCTGGAGCTCCTCTTTTGATGGTATCCTGTACTGCAACTGCCCACGGCTCTCGCAGAACATTCTGAAGAGGATTGCAAGCAAGAGAATGAATGATTaccatagaaaaaaaaatgttcttATCTGCTGTTTCTAACAATAATGTTTGTTTGCATCATTTCTGAACACCCGGTGTTCCAAACGCTGGACGAGTAATACATCTTAGAATTTCTGCATTACTCAAATAATACAGCTAGctaagtgtgtgtgtgtggctaAACCCAAAGGAAAACTGTGTGCAACCAAGAAATCAAGCGATGACACTGAATGCCCCTCGAGTCTAGGAGATACCAAAACTTACTGGATGAGCTCGTAAATGGCGTGGTAGAATTCATCGAAGTTCTTTACAGGCTTCACTTTGTCGTCGTATTGCTGCTTCATGAACGCAATGAGCGCGTCTGCATCGTTGGATTTGTGCGCTTTCTTCTCGTCCTTCTTCTCCGTCTTCTGCGCTGCCTCCTCACCCCCTGCCATCCAGAACGACCAAAGTTTTTTTTCAGTCGCACGCGTACCTCACTCTAAGCTCACGGCGAACAACAGAGCCATTCGCCATTCCCATCACAGATTGAAAATCTATGCCAAACCCAGACACTGCTACATTTTCATGGTGGAATTGGTCGAGCATGGGCTCAAGAACACACAATCCCCCGTGGGTTCTGCCGTACCTTGCTTCGCCTTGGCAGCTCCTTGTCCCATGGAGTTCTGAGTCCTTGTGATCGCAATTCACAGGGGGGAAAAGAAGTTTGTTTTGAGTGAACATGTTTGCACGGGCGCAAGGATATATACCTGTGTGCCCGCAGCAGTGTTGTCCCTTGTGTGAGACAAAGGGAATGGCATCGCTCCGGCTGAAAGCAAAGTCAGGTAGTACGCATCaacaaaggaaaggaaagggcaCGACACAAGAACTGCAGTGGCTCTGGCCCAACGCAAGCTTGGATTCTCTAGCACATGCCATACGTGCACCGTCAGCAAACACTTCTGGGATTGGGGGCGAAACTAGCTTTCTTTCACCAAAACACGATTGCCTGGGGCTCAGCCTGCTTCAAGCATTTCTTAGCAGGCGAAGCATGCAACTAGGTTCCCAGAACACATCAAAACGCGAAAATATGTTTAAGAAGTCGACATTGCACAGATGAAGGCTAAAGGTTCAGTGCGAAAGCAATTTTGCAATAGCATTCACTCAACCCCTATAGCTGAAAAGAATAACTTACTTTCAGTAATGATGATACATGCTAACGAAGTCTATGCTATACAGCAAGTGAGTCAACCAATGTACAAACCGAGAGATCTATCTTGCCGCTCTTACTGTTCCCCTTCATTGCATGCCATTTTCAATAGCAACAAAtacaattcaaaaaaaaatcatcatggCCTCGTGGGAAAGAATACCTCTACAAGGGCTTGACATACGGAACAGGATTTTAGCAGCCACAATCTTCTGCACAAGGAattaaggatttgatctttgaGTGCTGCATCTTGCGTGGTGGACCTAACATTGTCCAATGTTTGGTTCCACGGAAACTGGGCAGACTGCAAGTCAAGCACCAGCCACAAAATTGCGATGCTGTTGCCAGCAGAGATGTGCTTCAGCCTTGATACCATGCTCATAATCTGCCCAGTGGAGACTCATCGCTGTGCTCATCTACCAGCCACAGCCCATGATCACGGAACCGTTTTATCTTCTTCTCAAACCCTGTGATGTAGTTATTATGTATAATGACATGTTTGCCCTTCGTCTCTTTGACCCATGTTTTATTCTTGAAATATAGGCCACCAGTTGGAAATGCAGACTGAGGCAGCAGGTACACATCAACCTGCAAGCATATCTTCTGTTAATAGTTTTATAAAGGACAATGTATTGTTGGAGACAAAGATCCATAAAGTATGATAGGAAAACAGAACAGAATCTTTCGCTATGTGTCATATGGCTATGTATTAAATACGTTCAGAATCAAGGACATCAAAAATATACTCCCAATTCCAGAAACAGAACTAAAATTGAGAAATCTAGAATACGGCAAGATTGTTGACAGAAGACATACATAATTTTATGTTTATACCTTTTATCAGAAAGGCTACTCCACAATATATATTAGAGCGAACAAAACTGCAGCCTGTTAGAACCATCATATGTCTATTAAAGAGATATTATTATATACAGTACCGTAGAAGCTACTCCCTATGTTTCCAGATTTACATTGACCATCTTAAATAAAGCTTGTAAACAAATAAATTGAAGTATTTTTAACTGCATATCTACTGATAACATTTCCACGGggaaagttttttttatatatataaagtAGTCAAGATTTTAGAAGCTTGACTACACACATTCTGAAAACAACATTCATATGAACACAGAGAATGTAAAAAACTAGAATTAATGTCGTCACGATCTGGTTAAGGTAATGTTAAGAGTTATCTGGCGAACAATGCCTGGCTGTGGTGGTTAGGTGGCCTTAGtagcactcctcaggtcctgggttcaACTCCCCATGAGAGCGAAATTTAGGCTGGGGTTAAAAAGATCCCCTCACCTGTCCCCACACCAAAGCACATGGAGGCAGCTGCCCGAAGGACGGCCCATTCTCACGCGAGCAACAGCCTAGGTGTCAAGCAGCCTGTGTAAGGGTGGGGCCAGGGGTATGGAGATATTCTCGGCCTGTGTGAGAAGGCCTCTTCTTACAATGCAATGCCCGAGGGGTGGCTTGTCCCTTGCAGGTCGAGTTTTTATGTTAAGGGTTATCTGATTATCTTTAAATACATATGCATTTGATACTGAGATCTGAGAGACTCAAACAGGGATGTAATATGCCTCACCAAAGTTCATTAATTATATATAACTTGAGGAAATATCAGCAATTTGTAAAGAAAAGCCATTATATTTATGGGAAATCAGCACTAGATCAGAATCACAAAGAAAAGGCTGATGCGTATACTGTAAATCTACATGGTTTCGTATAACTTACAAGCAAAAATGTTATGTTACAAAGCCACAAGTCCACGTTGCCTAGTACATAATAACATGAGAACATGTGGAGCCACCCAGAAAAATATAGGCGcagagaaacaaaaacaaacgcCCATGTTGAGGGCTAGAAACAAAGCCATGAATGTACTTACAGTTACTGAAACTTTGACCATCATAAACTGCTCTATAAAGTGCCAAATAGTATTTCTTTATAAATGGAAACAATCAGTGCAATTTTTAAGAATGTTCAGGACCAATTTGGCAGGTAGTTTGTAATGTTTAAGAACTAGGCTCAGTATGTCCTTCTCATTAATTCAAAATAACACCACAGATTTCAATTTCCTTCTGCTATTCAAATAAGCAAAACAACAGAGCAAGGTCTTATGAATTTAAGATTAGATACGATCAGTTAAACCCATGTCATCCACTCATCCCTGACTGGCCCAAATTAATACCTAAGTAGGCTGGTTATGCTAGATCCTGAAACCAGCTCCAAACAGTTCAAATATAACTCCTTCCCTGACACCCTAGTGATGGTGTTATAGTGCCCAATCCATCACGGGTGTTGCTTACTTTGCATTAGTAAATACATGACTTTTCATTCATCTTTGTGAAAATACACATAAGCGCACAATTAAAGCAAACCACTAAATTGTTCAAGCAGATAGATGGCAAGATCTATCACCCTAAGGTATACATATGGTAAGTTCAACTAAATGCTCCAAAACCATAAAAAGAAAGATGTCCAAACCATTTGTTTGGATTTATGAATAGAACGCACAATCTATGATGTGTTGACATTGCCATTTTGTTGCATTCTAATCGAAGAAATTGAGGAGAAACAAACCTGCCCAGCAGTCTTGTTCAAAGCCCAGTTGAAACCTGGCTGATCATTTGACTTCCTCTGCTTCGACCAGGGCTGCACCTTAAGCTCCTCAATCCACTTCCTTAGCAACAGCTTGGCACCTTCAGTCGGCCGGAGGAAGATCATGCAGCTGCAAATATATGTCCTCCCTTTCTTACCTGGCGGTGGCAGCTCATGCGAGTGATCGAGTGGTTTCACCTGCATCCATAATTCCAACCCAATAAGCTATCTTCCAACGAGAGCCCAATCAGTCAATCACAAACGCAGTAAGTACACAGCTGACGTACAGGAGTCATGTCGTCCATGAAGTAGACATCGTGATCCCCGACAATGTAGGGGAATGGGTCGGCAAGCCACACCATGTCGACATCATTGTACATGACGCTATACCCCAGCTCAAGAATCTGCAGCAggtgccgcggccggcgcgaggTGAAGTTGAAGAAACCCTGCAGTCACGGACGGACAAGATAGCCGCAGTTACGCATGGGGACATTTCATCGAGCAActtgggagggagggagggatttCTCCTTGCCTGGGATCCGAACTTGTGCGCTCTCCGAGCATCAGGCGCGGGGGGCACGAGGACGGCGTGCCCCGGCCACGCGGTGTTGATGCGGTCTAGAGTCTCGTAGTCCTCCGCGATGACGAGCACCTGgtcggcgcggccggcgcggcggacgcTGATGAGCCAGttggcgaggaaggggaggTAGGGCCCAGAGACCGCGGCGAGCAGCACGGTGCCgttgcccgcggcggcggcgaaggccgcAGCCTCCTGGAGCGTGTAGGCGCGCCACGGGGAGGCGGGGACCGAGGAGGGGCGGGTGGGGCcccaggggaggaggagggctgcgaagaggaggagcgcgaggagggagaagaggtAGGGGAGCGGGCGGGATGGAGCTGTACCGGTGGAGGGGGAGGAGATGGGGAGGACGTCGCCAGCGGCCGGCGGCTTCTGGTG containing:
- the LOC120665645 gene encoding UDP-sulfoquinovose synthase, chloroplastic-like gives rise to the protein MKMAHLVTHCSFSASPAVKTFSRSPGYCCNVSQLQNSKSSNLSLKSSLKRQKKSYVTCASAAVQGQTQTPLTGSQEASGHSSSKPKKVMVIGGDGYCGWATALHLSNKGYEVAIVDNLVRRLFDHQLGLESLTPITSIQNRVRRWKSLTGKTIQLFIGDICDFDFLSEAFKSFEPDVAVHFGEQRSAPYSMIDRSRAVYTQHNNVIGTLNVLFAIKEYSEECHLVKLGTMGEYGTPNIDIEEGFITITHNGRTDTLPYPKQASSFYHLSKVHDSHNIAFTCRAWGIRATDLNQGVVYGVRTDETALHEELSNRFDYDGVFGTALNRFCVQAAVGHPLTVYGKGGQTRGYLDIRDTVQCVELAIANPAKPGEFRVFNQFTEQFSVNDLAKLVTAAGAKLGLDVQSKSVPNPRVEAEEHYYNAKHTKLIELGLVPHLLSDSLLDSLLNFAVQYKDRVDTAQIMPSVSWKKMGAKPRTVSV
- the LOC120667738 gene encoding UDP-D-xylose:L-fucose alpha-1,3-D-xylosyltransferase MGP4-like, translated to MSLHQRPHQKPPAAGDVLPISSPSTGTAPSRPLPYLFSLLALLLFAALLLPWGPTRPSSVPASPWRAYTLQEAAAFAAAAGNGTVLLAAVSGPYLPFLANWLISVRRAGRADQVLVIAEDYETLDRINTAWPGHAVLVPPAPDARRAHKFGSQGFFNFTSRRPRHLLQILELGYSVMYNDVDMVWLADPFPYIVGDHDVYFMDDMTPVKPLDHSHELPPPGKKGRTYICSCMIFLRPTEGAKLLLRKWIEELKVQPWSKQRKSNDQPGFNWALNKTAGQVDVYLLPQSAFPTGGLYFKNKTWVKETKGKHVIIHNNYITGFEKKIKRFRDHGLWLIAITRTQNSMGQGAAKAKQGGEEAAQKTEKKDEKKAHKSNDADALIAFMKQQYDDKVKPVKNFDEFYHAIYELIQMFCESRGQLQYRIPSKEELQKQYEKAHSGSANLTPEQFEKIATGILKVDSFTFGRAAVDILLVLFGLPVCALLTKRVVPGLKAISDDIVIPAATSGAVVYLAKSNKL